gcggtggtgacTTTTGTTGTCAGGAGGTCCCCCCAAGGTTTTTACTACTTGCGGTGCTCTTTTTGGAGCTTTGGATTAAAgcattctttctttctttttgctgtCACCTTCCTCAACGTGCCTCGTGCCTTTTTGGGGGCATTTTTGGGGTGAATTTGAGCTCATGCTATGAATATTTACAACGCCCCCTTGCTGCGCGCAATGAGAGAAAGTGGTATAATGCCAACACAACTGCTAGCATTCTTGCTGCATAATTACCCAGCGGCTCCCGGTCCCGTGTTTGCCGAACGATTAGGAATGTAAACGCGTTCGTAAATTTCTGGAACGGAGCAATTCTAGCAGAGGGGATGTAGGggaattttgttttcgtttgaatAAGCTTGTTATCATTTCAGCTGATGGAAGCTGTTCAACTCTACCCAATTGTGAACATCAAATAGGTTCACATTGGTAAAATTCCTCTTCAACCATTCAATTACTGCGCCGTcaaaatcacaaacacacacacacattaaataTTCCTTTTTCTGCCACCAATTCCAACACCTTCAGTCATCAATCAGTCATCGATAAACACATGGTTCCCTTCCTCTCATTCCACCGTTAGTAAGGATACTAACCCATGTCCATGATCCTGGGCCCAAACAAGAAGAACGATAGGATGTGTATTAATGTCGTTTAAAAATTTACCCTTCattcgctctttctctttctctcttccccATTTCCTAATTGATCCGTCCACCGGATGTGTGCTACCGGCTTGTTGGGGTTGTGCTGCATAAATGGCTGCTTTCCCTCTGCCCCCATCCGCTGGGTAGGTAGCGCTGGGCAGACGCATCGGCCTGTACCGGTTCTGTGGCGATATCGGACGAGGCAACTTCTCGCGTGTCAAGCTCGCCGTTCATCAATTAACCAAAGGTGATTATTTCATTTGTAGTTTTCTTCCCCGCCTCTTCGCGACTTCCCCCGGACGGTCGGGCGCGATGAAGCGCCCCGATATGGGCGTTCTTCCATTCCAATACAGTACCTTCcttccatcacacacacacataatatAACGAGGATCATTAACTCCCGCCATGGAAAGGGAAGATGGGATGGAAGGAcgtttgaaagcaaaaaagagggGAAAGAATAATGAAAACGTCCCGGGAAGAGCGCCATAATTGAGATATAACATGAAAGGAACGGATTTCCCGAGCGCTCTTTTCACGTGTGGTTTCTTTCTCTTCCCACTTTCTTTAACATGCCGGAACATGTCTCAATTTGCGCGTGCACGGTGACACTGCAGATAAAGTCGCTATCAAGGTAGTGGACACCAGTCGTTTAGATGCTAAGGCGCTGCGCATGTTGTCGCGCGAAGTCAGCACGCTCGAGTGTGTCTATCATCCATTTATTCTAAGGTAagtccttccttccttccttccttccttccttccttcctgccGCAGTCCTAGTGGAGTAGGGTGGTTTACTGATGTGCATTTCGCTTTTCTGCTCTGCTCCCCCCAAAGACTGTTTGAAGTGATAGAAACATTGGGAAAGATTCATCTCATCAGCGAATGGGTACAAGGCGGCGAACTGTACAATCGCATCACGGAGGTTGGCCCGCTCAAGGAACCACACGCTGCACTGCTTTTCCAACAACTGCTACTGGCTGTGAAGCATCTGGTAGGATTCAGCGAAGGATGCAGAGTCCCGCGTTGCACGGTGATCGTTGAGTCCGAAATTAACGGGTGCTCTTGTCTCTTTACAGCATAGTTTAGGTTTTGTGCATCGTGATATCAAGGCGGAGAATGTGCTGCTCGTGAGCGAAGAGCGCATCAAGCTGGCGGACTTTGGCTTTAGCACGCAGCTGGTAAACGGTCCCTGGCAGCATTTGGACACGTTCTGCGGTTCGCCCCCGTACGCCGCACCGGAGCTGTTCAGTGACGACCACTACATTGGCGGTCCGGTCGATATCTGGGCGCTCGGCATACTGCTCTACTTTATGCTGGAGGGCAGCATGCCCTTCAAGGCACCGACCGTTCCACTGCTGCGGACGGCCGTGCTCAAGGGCGAGTTTGTCATCTCGACCAGCCTGAGTGTACCGTGCTGTCGCGTTATTCGTAAGTATCTTGGGCAAGAGTGTCCTACCGGTAGCTAATAGCCGTGTGCTTTGCATTTCCAGAGCGCATCCTAGTGCATACACCATCCCGAAGGCCTACGATCGAACAGCTGCTCGACTGCCAATGGTTCCGGTACGCGCAGGATCATGCCGGTCGTCTGGGACGATCGTCGAACCAACCCCAAACCACCGTCGGCCAAACTCGTAACCCCAACAATGTTCCTAGACGGAGGCGAAAAAAGTTGTTCTGGTTTTTCCCCTCGCCTCGCGATCGCCTTTCCTCGCCCGACTCCACAACCTCCAGTCGTGATAACAACCTTAGTGCTGCCAACAACAATCAGcatcaccgtcatcatcaccatcaccaccagcacaaCTCCCAACGGCACCAGCCCATGTCCTCGTCCACCAAGTCATCGTCCTCGCGGGACGAGCGGCTGGTGGCCAACCCGCCGGAGATTCCCAACCTGCGCACGATCGCTTGCAGCACCAAGCGGGCCGCCAGCGTGCTGGAGGAAAACTATCTCCATCCGCTCAAGCCGGACCCGGCGGCTGGTGCGCCCGGCGAGGGGGCGGACACCGGCACGCTCGTTACCGAGCACCACCTGCATCATTCCCATTTTATCAAGGATCTATCCAACGATGTgtcaaataataatattgtTAACAGTAACGCTAATGGTACGAATAACTATACGAATCAGCTCACCAACGATGCGACCGGCGGAGCTAACGGGAGCCGTAAGGAGAGCTCGGCTGCTAGCCAGGAGCGGAAGCCGCGTCGCTTTTCCTTCGGCCGCTCGCTCAAGAAGCGCATCGGACCGATGGAGTTAGTGTCGGCGGAAAGCCTCACCGGGCCGGACGGTGGGGTGCGGCCTCCGCGTGCAGTGGATCTGCGCGAAAAGCTACATCGAACGATCGACGAGGAGCACGGCCGGTTCGTGATGTACCCGACGACGGCCGTTTCGTCCGAGGGCAATCGGCATCTGCACCCGCTCGAGACGGAAACGCGCCGGCTTATGAAAGTGCTCGGCATTACCGGCGACATGATAGCGCGTGCGGTGACGAACGGACCGCGCAGTGACATTATCGGCGTGTACCGGATCGTCATGCACCGGTTGCAGCGTGAGCAAACCAACGCTCGGCTAGCGTCGACCAATGGGGGCGCGTACGAGTTTCTCGAGCTGAAATCAATCAACGGCACGACGACGTCCGGCTGCAGCTCGGGACGGAGCGGACCGAACAATGGCGCAGGGCGCAGCACTGCCAACAGTCGGCGACATATCGATCAGAACCGGGGAAGAATCTGTGCCATTCTTTAAACACACAAAGCGCTACGGGGCGAAAGGGGGACCTCATGTCCGGGGTCTAACGTGCACGCGTTACCACACTTTCCTCCATCATGTGATAATCCTCGTGGGATTAATTGGAAGCGGGAAGTTCGAACACTGACCACTGATGTTACTAACCTAATCGCCGTgtctaatgtgtgtgtgtgcccttcCCTGCCGTGGAATGTGGAGGAACACGTGCTCGGTGTGTGTGCCCCTGCAGCGGTGACTACCGCACTAGACCACAAACCGTAGAAGATAGAAGTCATATTTTTAGAAGAAAATAACGTTGTTAACTGTTAGTTCTAGTGTACGTCCTGTGGTAGCTTAACCGGCGGTCAGAAGACCGCCCCTCCGCCCCGCTTCAAAGATTACCCGTCGCAGCCAAACCGCGGTAAACGATCTCggtgtctctctttctcccacCCCGAGATGTGTATGTGCGGCGGGAGAGTGTAAGGGAAGCAGCTTaaaagttttataaaaaacccccaaacaaacaaaataccaAATCAAACAACATCTTTGCAAAGACAACAAACCAACCTTACCTATATGCAAACTCGATGTGCCGAGAACCGACCTCAGGTCTCGGTGGAGCATGGCCAATCGCACGGACTGTGCCCTTGTGTAGctttaatatatttatttgtgttCCCAAAACCCCGATCTAAACCTTCGCGGCATGTTTTTAGGTAAACACAGAAAAGACATCGTGCTATTGTTCCGAAAAATCTAAACGCAAAATGCGCTGACGGGGCGCGCGTTTTGCGTATTAAGTTACTTGTGtctgttgattttatttctacAAACGGATGATCAAATCATACTAAAGCTGTACCATTATGCAACATTGAACGTGGTAAAATAAGGTCAAACCAGAAACAAATATACATCTATTACAAACATTACAAGCGGCAtttgtcttttatttttttgtgatatATTTGTATGAAAACGTGGAATTTAGACGGGCGGCCATGCTGtggataaaaaaatcattctgCAGAGGTATTAGATTATTGCataccttgaaaacccatatTGTTTAACGCAAATTGTCCATAGAAAGCCGTTTTAGCATCTTCCTACGAAGTTGGTGGAAAATTcggaaaattatttattaaaaataacttttggCCAATTCGAGCTGACGTCTTGCCCATTGTACTGTTGTTTTCGCCAGCTTGACGTTATGGCGAGCTGTCAGTACGCTGTCAAAGATCGGAGCTGCTTGTTCGGGCAAAAACTTGTAATTTTCCTAGTTGTAATAAGCAAAGTGTAACATTTTGGTAcaatttttagaattttacaAGCCTTTAAAGTGTTCTGCATTTGTTAGGAACGATTGGCATCAAATGCGAAAAGGCAGAAACGTCTCGACTGCGAACCATAATCGTCAGTGGTCATCGTCATCGTAGTCGTTGTTGCCTTCGCAATCATTAGTCACGTCAAAATATTtccttattttcatttttttccttttatcgTGCTTTACTTTCTCTGGGGTCGGGTGCTTTATCGGAACTGCACCAGAAAGTGTAGCGAAATACGCGGCGGACCAGTGTCGGAGAGTGAGAAGCAAAAGCTGAGCTAAAAGAGGGTCCCTGGTCACGCATAATCCCGTCGTACGGAAGAATTCGTGATATCATCGTCATCGAGTGAATCTTGGTGGTGAACGTCTCACATCACACACCAGATACACCCCAGAACCTGTACCAGAAACCGTACCTGTCGCCGAGTTTTCTgttgcgtgtgcgtgcgtgtgtgtgtgcctcgattagtgtgtgtgttgagctAATCATCGGTCTGCAGGTCGAAAGAGTCTGTGATACGGAAGTGACGCATACAGTATGGTGAGTACCTCGTACGGGCAGGGCGGGGCGCAACTCACCCAAAGTCACCCCGTAGCTGCACCTGACTCCGATATCGCAGCTGCACTTGCATGTTGCCCGCAGCGCAGTATCTGTTTTCCATTTGCCGATCCGTGAACGGCTACGGGGTGCCGAAAAACACTTATCTGATTATGATCTTTGCAGTCGGAACAACAAATGGATTGCGCGCTCGACTTGATGCGGCGTCTTCCACCCCAACAGATCGAGAAGAACCTGATCGATCTGATCGACCTGGCGCCGGACCTGTGCGAGGATCTGCTGACATCCGTCGACCAGCCGCTGAAGATCGCAAAGGACAAGGAAACGGGCAAGGACTATCTGCTGTGCGACTACAACCGTGACGGCGACTCGTACCGTTCGCCCTGGTCCAACACGTACGACCCGCCGCTGGAGGATGGTTCGATGCCGTCCGAGCGGCTACGCAAGCTGGAGGTCGAGGCTAACCATGCCTTCGATCAGTACCGCGAGATGTACTACGAAGGAGGCGTCTCGTCCGCGTACCTGTGGGACCTGGAACACGGCTTCGCTGGCGTCATTCTGATCAAGAAGGCCGGCGAGGGCAACCAGAAGACGAAGGGCTGCTGGGACTCGATCCACGTGGTGGAGGTGCAGGAGAAGAGCTCCGGTCGGACGGCGCATTACAAGCTCACATCGACCGCGATGCTGTGGCTGCAGACCAACAAACAGGGTTCCGGTACGATCAACCTTGGCGGCAGCCTCACCAGACAGGTAAGCGACGTCATTCGGATTAAAAACAACAAGTGAattgcgcgcgctctctccctctcgttTAGCTTGTCGCCAAAGCGCAGAAGCTAATTTTAAACCACGGCCTGCGAGTGAACGAACCTTAAGTGTGATAGGCGCCTAACAGCGATGAAATCATTAACACCAATGATCGTCGGTCCATTTGGGTGACCCATTGTGTCGCACGACGAGGGGAGTAGAGCACGAGACGCAAAGACAAAAGGAgggatggagagagagagtgaatcGTTTCGTCAGTTTCGTCGCTCGCTGCAGCGCAAAGTGCGTACAGTGTTGTGCCACTGATAATACCATTGTCATTACACGCATTCGTAGAGTTTGTTTATTCATGAAAAAGCACGAGTTAGCTTTCACTTTTGATGGTGCCGATGCGTTGTGGTGTGTCGATTATGGTGCTCGAGAGTGaagcatttttcatttttccttcAACAAACACGACGATGCGGGCACGGCGTCTTCCACTAGCGTTGTGCTGTTGCGTATGCTGCAATGCATTAATCATGATTTACCCTCCCGTTTTGCAGATCGAACAGGATGCGCCGGTGAGCGAAACGAGCCCCCATATTGCAAACATTGGGCGCATCGTCGAAGACATGGAGAACAAAATCCGTAACACGCTAAACGAGATTTACTTCGGCAAGACGAAGGACATCGTCAACGGGCTGCGAAGTATTCAGTCGCTGGCCGACACGAACCAGCAGGCGACGATGAAGAAGGATCTAGCGGCGGCGCTGCTACGACGAACTGGCAAGAGCGAGAACTGAGCAGCCAATGGCCAGCCGGTCGTCCTCTGCCCCCTCCCCTGCCGACTTCCGTTCGACgaacaccaccatcatcggTATCcgcagccaccaccaccaccaccaccaacagcatcatcatcatcactagTAGCGTTGTTGTCGTCATCATCGTTTTCATCGAGATTCAACACTTTCGTCATGCATAGTGTCGTTTTTGTCCGATATTTTCGCCAAACGGTGATATGAGTAGGCAGAAATCACCGTTCTAGGATAGAAAGATATGAGAacacaaaagttgcacaatccAGCATAGTATTCGAGGCAATAGGGAGATCTTTCGTACGCGAGTGACATTCGCGATAAGCCCCGGCAGGTGGCAATAAGGGCAATCGAACAACATATGGCACGGGCTGAGTACGATCcaaaacagagagaaaaagagaggacATAACTAGCATAGAGCCAACGAAAATCACTGCATTTGCTTTGCGAAACAGGATAAGAAAGCTAGCAGGGAGGAAGAGGATGAGCAAACGTTGGGGCAGAAATTCGTACCGAGCGAACCCTTACCGGCGTCGCCGTCTTGCCTGCCCTATTTACCGCAATTAACGTAGGTTAATAAAAGCTTAAATCAAACAAAGGATCGTCTACTACCATCCGGTGGAACGTGTGGTGtcgtacgtaatggatttttcaaagttttgaaataGGAAACAGTAGGACATACGCCTGGCACCCCGAAACTACTAGGCGGTTATTCCACCTTTCCGTTCATCTCGATGAATGGGGCTCAACACATCTGCAAGCAGAGGAGAATGCTTAGCGATCGGGTAGTGTTCACGTTTTAGCCACACCACGCTGTTCAACCATGCTTATTATTTACGCGTTTTGTCAGTTTTTGTTCGCAAATCACCGTACAAAGGTGCGCGGCGCACGCTCCCCATCTTCGTATTTCATTACTTTGGCGTTCGCGACGGGCAGGGTTTACACAATAATCGATTACATTTCCTATTATCTTTAATCAATATCCGTTCGTCTGAGTGTTCTCTATGGGGAAAAAAGAAGTTAGAAaaaacaattcacacacacacacacacacacacacacactactgaACCGTGAACGTCTTGGCGTCCGTGGAATGAGGACTAGAACACAGGATAAGGGTGTCCGATAGCTGCGAAGTAGGGGGTATgtgggaaaataatttttatatttaaacgAAATGTGCAAATGTACGAAATAGAAAGGTTCATGCgacaaaacaaatatataattaaattcaaaactaACTGAACAACCTGCCTGAAATCGTCGTTTTCCGTGCTCTCCGGTGCTGGTTCAAATCTCCCAAGGGCAAGTGGTTTGTGTTAGTGGTGGGAGTTCGGAATCGCACCTacctgattccgattccgtgttcgtaatcaattccagagccgattccggagttgaattAGGTTCCTGAATCataattggctccggaatcggaatcgacctcTGTGAGTCGCAATTTCTTCCGGTAACCgaatcagaattggctccagaattggaattagctccggaatgaaaATCGGTTCTTGAATTTAAATAAGAAGTTACAGAAGAGAAATCACTCCGGGCATCtacatgagaatggatcgtttacaagtaaattttgattctttgctgttatcaatacgtagcatcattggatcCAAACGTCTcttcttatggagatgccgaaactgATTCggatttcgaagccgattctaattatggagccaattccgattccggagccgattttggAAACCGAATTCGGACcaactatccggaatcgattccagaaaacttccgAGCTagccggaaccgattccgacgaaaacttcatttttcccatcactagtttgtATGCAATTTCGTATTTCGCCCTGGTATGTCATTCTGGTAACCGTTGATGAAACTTTTCCTCTGGGAAAAGCCATTTTCCTTCTTGTTGACCACAATTGCAGGGTTTTCTATGTTCGGTCATAACATTATACGAACTACTATTACAGTGTTGTAGCACCGATGTAATTGATAAAACactaaaatttcaatttaaaacgCTTTTctacacacaaaacactcccACCGTAAACAAACGCGAGTTAACAACTGTCATTCGCGTGGACCGTGACTGTGCGCCCAGTGTGCACGGTGCAGTCATTCTGCCCAGCAGGGAAATCTGGGCTTTTTCCGCTGCTTTTCGCGactgtgttgttttgctgtgcgtCTGTTGCTCGCCTCgattgtgttgcttttttgtgtgtaaaatGGTGTGCTCGTGGTGTGCAGCGAATGCCCACCAATAGTTTCGTTGCAGTTGCTCGCAAACCGATTGCCAGCTAGGCAATTGCATTCTTCGGTGCGTGCCGTGATCCCCGAAGGGGGCCCGAAAGAAAGTACGTACACGGCAATGGTTGCTAGTGTGCGGATTGTGTTCGATCCGCTAGATGTAAGTACGTGCACTTCCGCCCTGCTGGCAAgtttccatttcgctggtTGGCCAGCTCCAGAAACGGATCTGTCGGGGGGGGTGAGTGGATGAGCATCCCACGATCGCAATTCTTCCCCACTGTGTTTACCCGTGTTTGGAGGAG
This sequence is a window from Anopheles merus strain MAF chromosome 3R, AmerM5.1, whole genome shotgun sequence. Protein-coding genes within it:
- the LOC121596040 gene encoding probable serine/threonine-protein kinase MARK-A, with translation MEQGILASAVPTPKTPIYQRYTTALQNDPRCSQEVALGRRIGLYRFCGDIGRGNFSRVKLAVHQLTKDKVAIKVVDTSRLDAKALRMLSREVSTLECVYHPFILRLFEVIETLGKIHLISEWVQGGELYNRITEVGPLKEPHAALLFQQLLLAVKHLHSLGFVHRDIKAENVLLVSEERIKLADFGFSTQLVNGPWQHLDTFCGSPPYAAPELFSDDHYIGGPVDIWALGILLYFMLEGSMPFKAPTVPLLRTAVLKGEFVISTSLSVPCCRVIQRILVHTPSRRPTIEQLLDCQWFRYAQDHAGRLGRSSNQPQTTVGQTRNPNNVPRRRRKKLFWFFPSPRDRLSSPDSTTSSRDNNLSAANNNQHHRHHHHHHQHNSQRHQPMSSSTKSSSSRDERLVANPPEIPNLRTIACSTKRAASVLEENYLHPLKPDPAAGAPGEGADTGTLVTEHHLHHSHFIKDLSNDVSNNNIVNSNANGTNNYTNQLTNDATGGANGSRKESSAASQERKPRRFSFGRSLKKRIGPMELVSAESLTGPDGGVRPPRAVDLREKLHRTIDEEHGRFVMYPTTAVSSEGNRHLHPLETETRRLMKVLGITGDMIARAVTNGPRSDIIGVYRIVMHRLQREQTNARLASTNGGAYEFLELKSINGTTTSGCSSGRSGPNNGAGRSTANSRRHIDQNRGRICAIL
- the LOC121596834 gene encoding F-actin-capping protein subunit beta, encoding MSEQQMDCALDLMRRLPPQQIEKNLIDLIDLAPDLCEDLLTSVDQPLKIAKDKETGKDYLLCDYNRDGDSYRSPWSNTYDPPLEDGSMPSERLRKLEVEANHAFDQYREMYYEGGVSSAYLWDLEHGFAGVILIKKAGEGNQKTKGCWDSIHVVEVQEKSSGRTAHYKLTSTAMLWLQTNKQGSGTINLGGSLTRQIEQDAPVSETSPHIANIGRIVEDMENKIRNTLNEIYFGKTKDIVNGLRSIQSLADTNQQATMKKDLAAALLRRTGKSEN